TATAAGTAAGGTTCTTCCTTTCAGTAGTGTAATTAATTGTACAATAAAGTTCTTAAGTGCTGCTATTTCCTTGGTTAGTCTACTAAAATCCCATGCCTTGAATGATACTATAAGCATTTCCctaaatagttaaatgtatgtatatgtataaataTATTGTCAGTGTAAGCAGATATATAGAGCAACACTATTTAGATTCAGTATATAGTCTTCATGCACATCTTTCAAAAATTTATTGCCTTTTAGCCTGTGTGCATGTTAACAGTATAGATCATACAAAGAGAAGGATACGCTGTATATAGATACAAATAAAAGTTAGTTGAAAAAAATCCTATATGCAGTTCTCATTGTGTGGTACTGGGTAGCCATAATTGCTACAGTAATCTTCAGCCTGTGTCCACTTCTTGACTTGTTGTATAAGAGATGTTAGTAGTGGTTGACCATCATAAAGTAAAGTGTATATCATCTGGTATTGTTCTGGAGTAAACTCTACACAAGCTTGTCCTGAGGTAGACTCCTATAAAATAATAAGTATACCACTACTTGCTGTCCATATAAATATAAGATAATATCATTACCTCAATCATTTCAAGAAGGTTAACTGTCTCTTGCAAGGCAGCAGTTATAGCATATAAATGATCATCAGAGTCTTTCATTAGTATATATTGTTCTAGTTGATATTTGTACATCATTACACTGGTGTGGATCTTACAGGTAGCTGTAAATTGTTCTAACATTATACCAACTGAATGTTTGTTGAAGTCTCTATCTGATAACACTGGTTTGATGACATCTAGTTTTATCTGTAGTGAGGCAAAAGATTACACCACTAAACATTTACTAAAATCACATGTTACATTTGATACACACCTCTACATAATCATTTATACAgaacacataattattactaTATTCCTATATTCTTACTGATTGAATATCATCATATATTTTAACTACTGTGCAGTAGAATCTTTGAATTTCTTGCTTTGCAGTGTTAACCTTATCATTGTCTGTACATTTTGTTCCGTTAACAGCTGCATCACTATTCAATACTAGCAAGGTGAGTATCCAAGTGGTCACCAACAGCAATTGAGTTTTCATCTCTTCCTTTACTAGCTAGAAGTGTGTAGTGAGTCAATTGAATCTCAAGCTTCTTAGTTGTGATCTGAGAGTTAACTGCTGATGCCTGCATCAGTGAGAGTGCCTTAT
The nucleotide sequence above comes from Dysidea avara chromosome 3, odDysAvar1.4, whole genome shotgun sequence. Encoded proteins:
- the LOC136251747 gene encoding uncharacterized protein, which encodes MKTQLLLVTTWILTLLVLNSDAAVNGTKCTDNDKVNTAKQEIQRFYCTVVKIYDDIQSIKLDVIKPVLSDRDFNKHSVGIMLEQFTATCKIHTSVMMYKYQLEQYILMKDSDDHLYAITAALQETVNLLEMIEESTSGQACVEFTPEQYQMIYTLLYDGQPLLTSLIQQVKKWTQAEDYCSNYGYPVPHNENCI